A genomic window from Carassius auratus strain Wakin chromosome 19, ASM336829v1, whole genome shotgun sequence includes:
- the LOC113119093 gene encoding tripartite motif-containing protein 16-like, whose amino-acid sequence MAEASVFSVEQFSCPVCLDLLKDPVAIPCGHSYCMSCITDCWDQEDQKRVYSCPQCRQTFSPRPALGKNTMLAEVVEKLKKTKLKAAVPAGSGDVECDICTGRKHKAVKSCLVCLESYCQTHFERHEEFRSGKRHKVTDATGRLQQMICQKHEKLLEVFCRTDQQCVCVLCAMDEHKNHETVSTAAERTEKEKHLKETQSEIQQRIQQRQKDLEQLRDAVESHKRSAQTAVEDSERIFTELIRSIERSRSEVTQRIRDQEKTAVSRAEGQMERLEQEIEDLKKRNTELEQLSHTDDHIHFLQSLQSLSAPPESTENISDSFLFSFDGVRESVRQLRLKLEDFCKEEMKKISVSNIVPRSREDFLQYRHQFTLDPNTAQKRLCLSEGNRLVTYTDTAQPYPDHPDRFDYYRQVLCRESVSGRCYWELEWSGTGVFISVSYKSISRKGSGYECVFGRNDQSWRLHCSPSIFSFWHDNKETKLPVSSSCRRIGVYVDHRAGTLSFYSVSDSMNLIHTVQTTFTQPLYPGFNVWDHQSSVKLL is encoded by the exons ATGGCTGAAGCCAGTGTTTTTTCAGTCGAGCAGTTCAGCTgtccagtgtgtctggatctcctgaaggatcctgtggccattccctgtggacacagttactgtatgagctgcattacagactgctgggatcaagaggatcagaagagagtctacagctgtcctcagtgcagacagaccttcagtccaagacctgctttaggtaaaaacaccatgctggctgaagtggtggagaaactgaagaagaccaaACTAAAAGCTGCTGTTCCTGCTGGATCTGGAGACGTGGAGTGTGACATCTGTACTGGAAGAAAACACAAAGCTgtcaagtcctgtctggtgtgtctgGAGTCTTACTGTCAAACTCACTTTGAGCGTCATGAAGAGTTTCGTTCAGGAAAGAGACACAAAGTGACTGATGCCACTGGACGACTGCAGcagatgatctgccagaaacatgagaagcTTCTGGAGGTTTTCTGTCGTACTGACCAGCAATGTGTTTGTGTACTTTGTGCAATGGATGAACATAAAAACCACGAGACTGTGTCAACTGCAGCAGAGAGGACAGAGAAAGAG AAACACTTGAAGGAGACACAGAGTGAAatccagcagagaatccagcagagacAGAAAGATCTTGAGCAGCTGAGAGACgctgtggagtctcataag cgctctgcacagacagcagtggaggacagtgagaggatctttactgagctcatccgctccattgagagaagccgctctgaggTGACACAGcggatcagagatcaggaaaagactgcagtgagtcgagctgaaggacAAATGGAGCGACTGGAGCAAGAGATTGAAGATCTGAAGAagagaaacactgagctggagcagctttcacacacagacGATCACATCCATTTCCTGCAG AGTCTTCAGTCTCTCTCAGCTCCTCCTGAATCTACAGAAAACATCTCTGAcagtttcctcttttcttttgatGGAGTGAGAGAATCTGTCCGTCAGCTGAGACtcaaactggaggatttctgcaaagagGAGATGAAAAAGATATCTG TCAGTAACATTGTTCCCAGGAGCAGAGAggacttcctacaat atcgtCATCAGTTCACTCTGGATCCAAACACTGCACAGAaacgtctctgtctgtctgaaggGAACAGATTGGTGACTTACACTGACACAGCTcagccgtatcctgatcatccagacagatttgattatTATcgtcaggtgttgtgtagagagagtgtgagtggacgctgttactgggaacTGGAGTGGAGTGGGACTGGTGTgtttatatcagtgtcatataagagcatcagcaggaagggatctggttatgagtgtgtgtttggacgtaatgatcagtcctggagacTGCACTGCTCTCCCTCTATCTTCTCATTCTGGCATGATAACAAAGAGACTAAACTCCCTGTTTCCTCCAGCTGcaggagaataggagtgtatgtggatcacagagcaggaactctgtccttctacagcgtctctgactcAATgaacctcatccacacagtccagaccacattcactcagccccTCTATCCTGGGTTTAATGTTTGGGATCATCAATCATCAGTAAAACTATTATAA